In a genomic window of Bacillaceae bacterium S4-13-56:
- a CDS encoding SDR family NAD(P)-dependent oxidoreductase: MEQSVNSLQLTFEKKVAVVTGAAHGIGRSICKEFARRGATVVATDILEEPLTESKQEIEKVSSTGKVSTYVCDVTNSSQINNFITDVIKQNNQIDILVNVAGGVVGQVHQPVENVSDEEWQKVIDVNLKSAFYMVRAVTPYMKEKNYGRIVNISSGAGRSSSLTGIQAYTSAKAGQIGFTRQMARELGQYGITVNNVAPGFVLSNPSTQKQWEAMTKEEQERLVDSISVKRLGNPEDIAYPVLFFASDFARYVSGQVISADGGLQLF, encoded by the coding sequence TTGGAACAAAGTGTTAACAGTTTACAGTTAACTTTTGAAAAAAAGGTTGCCGTTGTTACAGGAGCGGCCCATGGGATTGGCAGATCCATATGTAAGGAATTTGCTAGACGTGGCGCAACTGTAGTTGCAACGGATATTTTAGAAGAGCCACTAACTGAATCGAAACAAGAAATCGAAAAGGTGTCCTCAACAGGAAAAGTTTCTACATACGTTTGTGACGTTACAAACTCCAGTCAGATAAACAACTTTATTACCGATGTGATCAAACAGAATAACCAGATTGATATTTTAGTGAATGTAGCTGGAGGTGTTGTTGGGCAAGTACATCAGCCAGTGGAGAATGTAAGTGACGAGGAGTGGCAAAAAGTTATAGATGTGAATTTGAAATCAGCGTTTTATATGGTTCGTGCGGTCACCCCATATATGAAAGAGAAAAACTACGGAAGAATCGTCAATATTTCTAGTGGGGCTGGTAGAAGTAGCAGTTTAACCGGAATTCAAGCCTATACTAGTGCGAAAGCGGGTCAGATTGGTTTTACGAGACAGATGGCAAGAGAGCTTGGGCAATATGGTATTACCGTAAATAATGTTGCTCCGGGTTTTGTGTTATCTAACCCTTCTACACAAAAACAATGGGAAGCCATGACAAAAGAAGAGCAAGAAAGACTAGTTGATTCGATTTCAGTCAAAAGGCTGGGTAATCCAGAAGATATTGCATATCCTGTTCTGTTTTTCGCTTCAGATTTTGCTCGATATGTAAGTGGGCAGGTCATTTCTGCAGATGGAGGACTACAACTTTTCTAG
- a CDS encoding 2-dehydropantoate 2-reductase, whose translation MSITIIGAGAIGGVLGAYLVREGHEVVFCDIAEPHVNKINKEGLTIEGPDETFTIKAPAFTPQQLLEKKQPLDTVFLCVKAHHTESALKPLISLFHENSQVVSLQNGLCEHQIAKLIGKTRTIGCFVNFSADYIEPGKILYGGVASLYLGELNGEVTTRIVDLKDKLQCWGPAQVTDNIWGYLWGKMSYAGLLYATALVDDTMAAVVRKLDLRETLMEICSEILEIAEKEGVAPLGFDDWEPTLVYPREKRDENVLNQQLEKLAHRMATNKKTKSGIWRDLAVRKRKTEVDAQLVPILEIGEKYQVHTPLLQALVLGIKEIEMGARQMSWDNLYELKQIYQSLSNKASSFRSGKP comes from the coding sequence ATGTCAATTACTATTATAGGGGCCGGGGCCATTGGCGGTGTTCTTGGAGCATACTTAGTTCGCGAAGGCCATGAAGTTGTTTTTTGCGATATAGCAGAACCCCATGTTAACAAAATAAATAAAGAGGGGCTGACCATTGAAGGCCCTGATGAAACCTTTACCATAAAAGCACCAGCTTTTACTCCACAACAATTACTTGAAAAAAAACAACCATTAGATACCGTATTCCTTTGTGTCAAAGCCCATCATACTGAATCTGCCTTAAAACCCTTAATCTCGTTATTCCATGAAAATTCACAAGTTGTTTCCTTACAAAACGGTTTATGTGAACATCAAATTGCAAAGTTAATTGGAAAGACAAGAACCATCGGATGTTTTGTAAACTTTTCAGCAGATTATATAGAGCCAGGCAAAATTTTATATGGGGGAGTTGCTTCGTTATACCTTGGAGAACTGAATGGGGAAGTGACCACTAGAATCGTTGACTTAAAAGATAAACTTCAATGTTGGGGGCCAGCTCAAGTTACTGACAATATTTGGGGTTACCTTTGGGGGAAGATGTCCTATGCTGGTTTGCTCTATGCAACCGCATTGGTTGATGACACGATGGCGGCAGTTGTTAGAAAGCTGGATTTACGAGAAACCTTAATGGAGATCTGTTCAGAAATACTTGAAATAGCGGAAAAGGAAGGAGTTGCTCCACTAGGATTTGATGACTGGGAACCGACTCTTGTTTATCCCAGAGAAAAGCGTGATGAGAATGTATTGAATCAACAATTAGAAAAGTTGGCTCACCGAATGGCTACTAATAAGAAAACAAAGAGTGGAATTTGGCGGGACTTAGCCGTAAGAAAACGAAAGACAGAGGTGGATGCACAACTCGTGCCTATCCTTGAAATTGGAGAAAAATATCAAGTTCATACTCCTCTGTTGCAAGCACTCGTACTAGGAATTAAAGAGATTGAAATGGGAGCAAGACAGATGAGTTGGGACAATCTTTACGAGCTCAAGCAAATCTATCAATCTCTTTCCAATAAAGCAAGTTCATTTAGGAGTGGAAAACCATGA